The following coding sequences lie in one Phycisphaerae bacterium genomic window:
- a CDS encoding rhodanese-like domain-containing protein, producing MKRILREFVWIGLSGVVISLGLNTVSPRGLRLSEDYFPRSSPPPTQPAPPATSTTLSSQDATTLPEPAEDEGFKYVREQGLQPISHAEVKALYEDPAYPSGAYVFIDARTRDLYLTGHIPGAYHMERERAKESVESIRPALDQAIKIIVYCSGGNCEDSTFAAIQMQRENVNAMLIYVYPGGMDQWKDRDLPVEKGERGSGDLVKGRTLLGEPHG from the coding sequence ATGAAACGCATCCTGAGAGAGTTCGTCTGGATCGGATTGAGCGGCGTGGTGATCAGCCTGGGGCTGAACACGGTCTCGCCGCGCGGGTTGCGGCTGAGCGAGGACTACTTTCCCAGAAGCTCGCCACCGCCCACTCAGCCCGCACCTCCCGCCACGAGCACCACCCTGTCAAGCCAGGATGCGACGACACTCCCCGAACCTGCGGAGGATGAGGGCTTCAAGTACGTTCGCGAGCAGGGCCTGCAGCCGATCTCGCATGCGGAGGTCAAGGCCCTTTACGAAGATCCGGCCTATCCGTCCGGCGCGTATGTCTTCATTGACGCCAGAACCCGCGACCTGTACCTGACCGGTCACATCCCCGGTGCGTATCACATGGAACGGGAACGGGCCAAGGAGAGCGTCGAATCGATTCGGCCGGCATTGGACCAGGCAATCAAGATCATCGTGTACTGCAGCGGAGGCAATTGCGAGGACAGTACCTTCGCCGCCATCCAGATGCAGCGGGAGAACGTCAACGCCATGCTCATCTACGTGTATCCGGGCGGCATGGACCAATGGAAGGACCGCGATCTGCCGGTGGAGAAGGGCGAACGGGGCAGCGGCGACCTGGTCAAGGGCCGCACGCTGCTGGGAGAACCGCATGGATAA
- a CDS encoding D-cysteine desulfhydrase family protein, giving the protein MHPKEPKRHELAQLPTPVVELKHLAAELGLPRLLVKRDDLTGFETSGNKVRKLEYVIADAIAQGADTLVTCGGFQSNHCRATAALGARLGLRVRLFLRSTEPHPANVGNLLLDRLFGADVSFHEPIEYNQHRKNLVEKIMAAEQAAGRKPYYFGTGASIPLGCWGYIRCFEELTRQLGPATRVDLFCTVGSGGTMTGLILGKALSCCENWRVIGVPICDDIDFWRADLRKLERETVAAYRLGLDESACPIELIDGFIGEGYAIPYPEEVETIRQIARLEGLVLDPTYTGKAMTGMLATIRAGGLRKDALPVFLHTGGAFGTLARSDLF; this is encoded by the coding sequence ATGCATCCGAAAGAGCCCAAACGACATGAACTGGCCCAATTGCCGACGCCTGTGGTCGAACTGAAGCACCTGGCGGCCGAACTCGGCTTGCCTCGGCTCCTGGTCAAGCGCGATGATCTGACCGGCTTCGAGACCAGCGGCAACAAGGTACGCAAGCTGGAGTACGTCATCGCCGACGCCATCGCTCAGGGTGCAGACACCCTAGTGACTTGTGGCGGCTTTCAGTCCAACCACTGCCGGGCGACCGCGGCTCTCGGGGCAAGGCTCGGGCTGCGCGTCCGTCTGTTCCTGCGGTCCACAGAACCGCACCCTGCCAATGTTGGTAACCTTTTGCTTGACAGGCTCTTCGGTGCAGACGTGAGCTTCCACGAACCCATTGAGTACAACCAGCACCGCAAGAACCTGGTCGAGAAGATCATGGCCGCCGAGCAGGCCGCAGGTCGCAAGCCATACTACTTCGGAACTGGGGCGTCGATCCCGCTGGGCTGCTGGGGCTACATCCGCTGCTTCGAGGAACTGACCCGTCAGCTTGGCCCGGCCACACGGGTGGATCTCTTCTGCACCGTCGGCTCCGGCGGCACCATGACCGGCCTCATCCTCGGCAAGGCGCTATCTTGCTGCGAGAACTGGCGGGTGATTGGCGTACCCATCTGTGATGACATCGATTTCTGGCGGGCCGATCTCCGAAAGCTCGAGCGCGAGACCGTGGCTGCCTACCGGCTAGGGCTCGACGAGTCCGCCTGCCCCATCGAACTGATCGACGGCTTCATCGGCGAGGGGTATGCCATCCCCTATCCCGAAGAGGTCGAGACTATCCGCCAGATCGCACGTCTTGAAGGGCTGGTCCTGGACCCCACCTACACCGGCAAGGCCATGACCGGCATGCTGGCGACCATCCGCGCAGGGGGACTCCGGAAGGACGCCCTGCCGGTCTTCCTGCACACTGGGGGCGCGTTCGGGACCTTGGCTCGTAGCGATCTGTTCTGA
- the speA gene encoding biosynthetic arginine decarboxylase: MAKLHHPIFATADTFRAWTVRDSMDLYHIRNWGGGYFGINDAGNASVWPQGPTGPAVDLKQIVDELRRRGIQLPILIRFSEILRSRIDALNEAFQNAIKECSYRGRYLGVYPIKVNQQRHVVEEIVNHGRQYQYGLEAGSKTELIAVLALLDSTESLIICNGYKDFEYIEMALLATKIGKRVILVVEKVSELPMIIEQARKLNVVPHIGVRARLTSRGAGKWEASGGDRSKFGLSVRELMRAIDILRQHEMLDCLELLHFHLGSQITDIRSIREGLQEACRIYTEMCKLGASLRFMDVGGGLAVDYDGSQTNFASSTNYSMQEYANDIVSALYDACEAAEVPHPAIVTESGRAVTAHHSVLVFDVLGTNAFDEATVPDTIPEDKPDPLLNLLEVHKNITRKNFQESYHDSIHYRDECMSLFRHGYLSLEDRSQAETLFYACTQKILRIVHELEYVPDDLEGLERSLADTYYCNFSCFQSLPDFWAVQQLFPIMPIHRLNEQPTRRGLLVDITCDSDGKIDHFIDLRDVKDVLELHAHNGEDYILGVFLTGAYQEILGDMHNLFGDTNAVHVNLDPAGGYRIEHVVKGDTVGEVLQFVQYSRVDLTHCLRKAVESAVRSGTISFEEAGHFIDMYERGLEGYTYLERE; the protein is encoded by the coding sequence ATGGCAAAACTTCATCACCCGATTTTCGCGACGGCGGACACCTTCCGGGCATGGACGGTCCGCGATTCGATGGACCTCTATCACATCCGCAACTGGGGCGGAGGCTATTTCGGCATCAACGATGCCGGCAACGCATCGGTGTGGCCCCAGGGACCTACCGGCCCAGCCGTAGACCTCAAGCAGATCGTGGACGAACTCAGACGGCGGGGTATCCAACTCCCCATCCTGATCCGATTCTCCGAAATCCTCCGGTCCAGAATCGACGCCCTGAACGAGGCCTTTCAGAACGCGATCAAGGAGTGCAGCTACCGCGGCCGGTACCTGGGTGTCTATCCGATCAAGGTCAACCAGCAGCGGCACGTCGTCGAGGAAATCGTGAACCACGGCCGGCAGTACCAGTATGGGCTGGAAGCCGGCTCGAAAACCGAGTTGATCGCCGTCCTGGCCCTTCTGGACTCCACCGAATCGCTGATCATCTGCAACGGCTACAAGGACTTCGAGTACATCGAGATGGCCCTGCTGGCCACCAAGATCGGCAAGCGGGTCATCCTGGTCGTCGAGAAGGTCAGCGAGCTTCCGATGATCATCGAGCAGGCCCGGAAACTCAACGTTGTGCCACACATCGGCGTGCGTGCCCGGCTCACCAGCCGCGGAGCGGGTAAGTGGGAAGCGTCCGGCGGCGACCGATCCAAGTTCGGGCTCAGCGTGCGCGAACTCATGCGGGCCATCGACATTCTCCGCCAGCACGAGATGCTCGATTGCCTGGAACTGCTCCACTTCCACCTCGGCAGTCAGATCACCGACATTCGATCCATCCGCGAAGGCCTTCAGGAAGCCTGCCGCATCTACACCGAGATGTGCAAACTGGGCGCGTCACTTCGCTTCATGGATGTCGGCGGCGGTCTGGCAGTGGACTACGACGGCTCCCAGACCAACTTCGCCAGCAGCACGAACTACTCCATGCAGGAATACGCCAACGACATCGTGTCCGCCCTCTACGATGCCTGCGAGGCGGCCGAAGTCCCCCACCCGGCCATCGTGACCGAGTCCGGCCGGGCGGTCACGGCCCACCACTCCGTACTGGTCTTCGATGTGCTCGGCACCAACGCCTTTGACGAGGCCACAGTCCCGGACACGATTCCCGAGGACAAGCCGGATCCCCTGCTCAACCTGCTCGAGGTCCACAAGAACATCACCCGCAAGAACTTCCAGGAGAGCTATCACGACTCGATTCACTACCGGGACGAGTGCATGAGCCTCTTCCGTCACGGTTACCTGTCGCTCGAGGATCGAAGCCAGGCAGAAACGCTCTTCTACGCCTGCACGCAGAAGATCCTGCGCATCGTCCACGAGCTCGAATACGTGCCCGACGATCTTGAAGGACTGGAACGCTCGCTGGCTGACACCTACTACTGCAATTTCTCCTGCTTCCAGTCGCTGCCGGACTTCTGGGCGGTGCAACAGCTCTTCCCGATCATGCCGATCCACCGCCTGAACGAGCAGCCGACCCGGCGCGGCCTGCTGGTGGACATCACCTGCGACTCCGACGGCAAGATCGACCACTTCATCGACCTTCGCGACGTCAAGGATGTTCTGGAACTGCATGCCCACAACGGCGAGGACTACATCCTCGGCGTGTTCCTCACCGGCGCGTACCAGGAAATCCTCGGCGACATGCACAATCTGTTCGGGGACACCAACGCTGTACATGTCAACCTGGACCCCGCCGGCGGTTACCGCATCGAGCACGTGGTCAAGGGCGACACGGTGGGCGAAGTCCTCCAGTTCGTGCAGTACTCCAGGGTGGATCTCACCCACTGCCTGCGAAAAGCGGTCGAATCGGCCGTCCGGTCAGGAACCATCTCCTTCGAGGAGGCCGGACATTTCATCGATATGTACGAACGTGGGCTGGAAGGCTACACGTACCTGGAGCGGGAGTAG